The following are encoded together in the Plasmodium brasilianum strain Bolivian I chromosome 10, whole genome shotgun sequence genome:
- a CDS encoding zinc finger protein, which translates to MRTKHYKIMSDLYQIGNEENARTKIKKYYIFNYNCGNTKIQSITGYIRCFKTYSLYKENNNNLKKKLIEKYNLQVETVDKNCLKNKTAISVLLCVNVSNCLSPSDFLELLYPFDNFIFFLKVLNKKNNEEYMIYFLTFNKYAKKIMKTAKCISYFNMKKKKRLKIYIVKDITMNVTSCISKKNKRLISTHKYYEKKKEKFAKSNVKNGATQRPFLKTNFINALYLISQNKFQLSCAVCLEPLYSESLSKIISYIFNLNLENQKKKIIRKKDPFKNQCSNKNDMTIKNNINGNYNKEEEKKKKIKDRYDDNVVGGMKNELVKKENFNKTSITTTVPNGGFYEEYTSIDKCVTNKENNSIFKREQYYLPKTLNSYTMNGYTHDPIIIRFVNNMQNKYKNQIKKKKKNNKNQIFNNVCINILCSHIFHSNCLKKCCFTSCPICRYKQYNYKIANCDICEKNYDVKICLFCGFIGCSVNYDKINKLKNKKLKEKKKLLKKKSGIIRKIILTFLRIVNFFPEKDSFISVPSYYNRKNAHYKVANISMDGEEKGGENCCIYNVKNVVDEQNEKHYEGEILLNKNEINGKRAERQNEHNYYINQEEVNLSEKKEVNETCSCRDKVQWCDNARFKKKNIRNDISISLLGSNENNECSPHLKNFLKYIYIRAKVQCLGRNRVTDKVREKKEKERKKKEKRGGNKNKSGENKRNDGKAYIRKKCELTQNRRKKIPKKRKKGFASFNKYDVVIKVNNRYDGKNYPKKINKKIFVDHAKGHFYETNHNYFFDISKNSVYDYSSHLYIKKLINLKSENKELKKVYSGNIYMNGKDGIIDKKNIIMYIYEFNQLLSALLESQRDNFLSCIYELKLNYENIDNENLIEISKCFNEINNLQQANYNLKTQVRKKMNIYLEKLKTNEELRKQLKNVEIINEKLCENQKKEIHKYEVKTQEKKKIIKEKQQIIRELNQQITDLRFHKQATAKFCENAEIKNSSFMIGEKITQKSRFKKR; encoded by the exons ATGAGAACTAAGcattacaaaataatgagCGATTTGTATCAAATAGGAAATGAAGAAAACGcaagaacaaaaataaagaaatactatatatttaattacaaTTGTGGTAATACAAAAATTCAATCAATTACAGGATATATCCGATGTTTTAAAACCTATAGCCTAtacaaagaaaataataataatttgaaaaagaaattaatcGAAAAGTATAATTTGCAAGTAGAAACAGTTGACAAGAAttgcttaaaaaataaaacggCAATTTCAGTTTTACTTTGTGTTAATGTGTCTAATTGTTTATCACCCTCTGATTTTTTAGAGTTATTATATCCTTTTGacaatttcatattttttttaaaagttctaaacaaaaaaaataatgaagagtATATGATTTATTTCTTAACCTTTAATAAGTATGCTAAAAAGATAATGAAAACGGCAAAATGTATTTcctattttaatatgaaaaaaaagaagagattaaaaatatatatagttaaaGACATTACAATGAATGTTACATCCTGTATAAGTAAGAAGAACAAACGTTTGATCAGTACACACAAGtattacgaaaaaaaaaaagaaaaatttgcAAAATCGAATGTCAAAAATGGTGCAACTCAACgaccttttttaaaaacgaATTTTATTAATGCACTTTATCTTATATCACAAAATAAGTTTCAGTTATCATGTGCAGTGTGCCTAGAACCTTTATATTCGGAGAGCctaagtaaaataatttcctacatttttaacttaaatcttgaaaatcaaaaaaaaaaaattattaggaAAAAAGACCCCTTCAAAAATCAatgtagtaataaaaatgatatgacgattaaaaataatattaacggaaattataacaaagaagaagaaaaaaaaaagaaaataaaagatcGTTATGATGATAATGTAGTTGGAGGgatgaaaaatgaattagttaaaaaagaaaattttaacaaaacaAGTATTACAACTACTGTTCCAAACGGAGGTTTTTATGAAGAGTATACATCCATTGACAAATGTGTTAcgaataaggaaaataatagtatatttaaaagagaACAATATTATTTACCCAAAACATTAAACAGTTATACGATGAATGGATATACCCACGACCCGATAATTATTCGTTTTGTTAAcaatatgcaaaataaatataaaaatcaaattaagaaaaaaaagaaaaataacaagaatcaaatatttaataatgtttgtataaatattttatgtagtCATATATTTCATTCCAACTGTTTGAAAAAATGTTGCTTCACATCCTGTCCCATATGTAgatataaacaatataattataaaatagcaAATTGTGATAtttgtgaaaaaaattatgatgttaaaatttgtttattttgtgGTTTTATTGGTTGTTCTGttaattatgataaaattaataaattaaaaaataaaaaattaaaagaaaaaaaaaaacttttaaaaaaaaaaagtggaaTAATAAGAAAGATTATACTCACATTTTTACGAATAGTAAACTTTTTCCCTGAAAAGGACAGTTTTATTTCGGTACCCTCATATTACAATAGGAAAAATGCTCATTATAAAGTGGCTAACATTTCAATGGATGGAGAAGAAAAAGGGGGGGAAAATTGTTGCATATACAATGTCAAAAATGTCGTAGATgagcaaaatgaaaaacattaTGAAGGGGAAATacttttaaacaaaaatgaaattaatggTAAACGTGCAGAACGGCAGAACGAacataattattacataaatcaGGAAGAAGTAAACttaagtgaaaaaaaagaagttaaCGAAACGTGTAGCTGTAGAGACAAAGTACAATGGTGTGATAATGccagatttaaaaaaaaaaatataagaaatgatATATCAATTAGTTTATTAGGatcaaatgaaaataatgaatgttCTCCACATTTAAAGAACTTTTtgaagtatatttatatta GAGCAAAGGTCCAATGTTTAGGAAGAAATAGGGTAACAGACAAAGTGCGggaaaagaaggaaaaagagagaaaaaaaaaagaaaagaggggagggaataaaaacaaatcgggggaaaataaaagaaacgATGGAAAAGCTTATATTCGAAAGAAGTGTGAGCTTACACAaaacagaagaaaaaaaataccgAAAAAACGGAAAAAGGGTTTTGCTTCGTTTAACAAATATGACGTtgtaataaaagtaaataataggtatgatggaaaaaattatccaaaaaaaataaacaaaaaaatttttgtagaTCATGCAAAAGGTCATTTTTACGAAACTAATcataactatttttttgatatttcgAAAAATTCAGTGTACGATTATAGCAGtcatctatatataaaaaagttaataaatttaaaaagtgaaaataaagaattaaaaaaagtatattcaggaaatatatatatgaatggaAAGGACGGAAttatagataaaaaaaatataattatgtacatttacGAATTTAACCAACTATTAAGCGCTTTATTAGAAAGTCAAAGAGATAATTTCTTATcgtgtatatatgaattgaaattaaattatgaaaatattgataACGAAAATTTGATTGAAATAAGTAAATGTTTTAACGAAATAAACAATTTACAACAAgcaaattataatttaaaaacgcaagtaaggaaaaaaatgaacatctATCTTGAAAAACTTAAAACAAATGAAGAACTGCGTAAACAGctaaaaaatgtagaaataataaatgaaaaattatgtgAAAATCAGAAGAAAGAAATACATAAGTATGAAGTTAAGactcaagaaaaaaaaaaaattattaaagaaaaacaacAAATAATAAGGGAATTAAATCAACAG attacGGACCTACGTTTTCACAAACAGGCTACTGCTAAATTTTGCGAGAATGCAGAAATAAAG AATTCATCGTTTATGATAGGAGAAAAAATTACGCAAAAAAGTAGATTTAAAAAAcgttaa
- a CDS encoding zinc finger protein, producing MNIKGQKKKKPKGKKKGNICFFNIHNKDKDEVNDKEDKTGGGAHNIKENNIENDKGKKQLLNSYGCDTCEINNYVEKEEIEKEIKKREDNRHVREITEGLTSKTEKESVRKTSMYSKNNTNGIEVGVKTCDNNDVSNNDINDNDVSNNDINDNDINDNDVSNNDINDNDVSNNDINDNDINDNDINDNDANDNNANDNNANDNNAIDINNDLQHGERTKKRSYMVDANTISGCHTSGRPNEKSDEEKIRSALKNGNKIISSESKCKLKEEDDDVKNFLILSSKEDIEEKTNLLFPKIDIDNQSSWYADGAEDEFVKEVNKQIDKFQNKFNDLYFLQNISNVQNLNNNYSSNGKNKQTNKQTKKKKKKKKKSSKMCKHK from the coding sequence ATGAACATAAAAGgtcaaaaaaagaaaaagccaaaaggaaaaaaaaaaggtaacaTTTGTTTCTTCAATATACACAATAAAGATAAGGATGAAGTAAACGATAAAGAAGATAAAACGGGGGGAGGTGCTCATAAcattaaggaaaataatatagagaATGATAAGGGGAAAAAACAACTATTGAATAGTTATGGGTGTGATACATGTGAAATAAATAACTATGTTGAGAAGGAAGAAATAGagaaagaaattaaaaaaagagaagacaACAGACATGTACGTGAAATAACGGAAGGACTAACGAGCAAAACAGAAAAAGAGAGCGTACGTAAAACTAGCATGtacagtaaaaataatacgaATGGAATAGAAGTAGGTGTAAAAACGTGCGACAATAATGATGttagtaataatgatattaatgataatgatgttagtaataatgatattaatgataatgatattaatgataatgatgttagtaataatgatattaatgataatgatgttagtaataatgatattaatgataatgatattaatgataatgatattaatgataatgatgccaatgataataatgccaatgataataatgccaatgataataatgccattgatattaataatgatTTGCAACATGGtgaaagaacaaaaaaacgCAGTTACATGGTGGACGCAAATACCATCAGCGGTTGTCATACTAGTGGGCGTCCGAACGAAAAAAGcgatgaagaaaaaattaggtctgctttaaaaaatggaaataaaataataagtaGTGAAAGTAAgtgtaaattaaaagaagagGATGATGACGTGAAAAATTTTCTCATATTAAGTAGTAAAGAAgatatagaagaaaaaacGAATCTTTTATTTCCTAAAATTGACATCGATAATCAGTCTTCCTGGTATGCAGATGGAGCAGAGGATGAATTTGTTAAAGAagtaaataaacaaatagacaaatttcaaaataagtttaatgatttatattttttacaaaatataagcaaTGTTCAAAACTTAAATAATAACTATTCTTCAAATGGGAagaacaaacaaacaaataaacaaacaaaaaaaaaaaaaaaaaaaaaaaaaaagagcagcAAAATGTGCAAGCACAAATAG
- a CDS encoding hypothetical protein (conserved Plasmodium protein), which produces MIKYTLNSVIEKRENKNRKQYDSVIAETLKYYKNYSALNGKDYNHIAQDTAEGETKDKLKEKFKEEKGSNIKCKDINDNAAFSFYEENEKSVFFKFDPSIPKELLKDKIIAKLKHYINEYVYEVKEEKYNEILSCRDKKNLLKKYIQELKRNNFIILENLFFFFIISSDYNEYALGKIFHSLLLVFNKKEEKDVLLVMYMFLILLNENNINKCFTHIIDCLINILNADECTLPIDEKDENARLFDHKPMILKTHSLNEYARYFLFLYFYFLTLIISDQQFTNHADKVVRVCLIGLFDSCCSINYLMMNLIEVIIRRVEEHYINYHYIISTCLLKCLCNKYSKIKIKCLDTLAKLIVNTNINSNSNSNSTNYRIIEMLIGYKDPNIVPIKSFYDNNYVNINYLCILFNDKNVKVKFHFYSFLFILLYEFNESNDFITFLLPYLFSACFDNYKIFRVVAFLYIQLLSRKKNYDFHKNMKDQITYEFNPEWSYKTSFTLPLPLTEYYFVRSCSYHNSFLIKQNMYKFNIYIPYDNNGSIFTGEKHTNGGEKRKIINEQQTYNTQNGNIESNIAPYSNFSSNKISKEYYEKNEKECNNKYYQGLLHNFISSNVYISKILKDNKIKTIDITSNEMNKECKQLSFTLLNVYFKYMYKKKDEPWSKLESLEISKIILLIFYFIEDNVTEHIPSFISYLLHSFENKLDEEQWCIHMNSLYLIGSYVDPSYYFFFLENYLKNVIDEKQKHITLTCLYIMNTVCTGTIETYKDIKQRGLTQSSIKDSFISVVKKIINLFFSILNEEEYLEKYILVLQIIHTIFSSECVYLKLDDKYITKLIILLYIIFNKIKNVRDNLAKTEDKICINKNCYILAKAFDLHFYIERIKGLKSFEGLDLSKESINIKISSEMIYEVFKLSDDNMDQHKIILELLSDDMLYNTNCIYFLIQYIIKRQTFFYDKRFCLFLCNVIIKILNLNQNEDNLMKILIYNQDLELNDIHQETIGKNRNKVRHAFLEHVSTIFILFIFKNINIYEDFNNTIETCKMILYILMELKKAHSFLFFIKHTSLLNKLYDIIECREIKSIYFCKYISRDIYLDYEKYINNDGDFRYLDNINIKKKIEIRNRVNYEVNVLFYFISTCIYLIYYKSLWCFSILVKEQNEMQEKKEIHCLFNYLFGNSRKRLLNVFKINEKCNYSCSNKYKITATEMLKDKNFLELFSLRNKIINANDYNQLILNIHGYFKHSFTLLKNGNLFLLNPIILNYFYEINKENYLETSIYDTRSNCNNFKENKNIDEQATNKVDEKKDIVKNMEEFLNSDEMNDIICVKYDHTNIHEYLKKHDLVLYILQHDIYHIPFRILETKSLIILLYSSLLFFADKFCTINVDKISNSSFLTTTSVGLSHLFFLSQQNINSDQMIALFNFFILLYLENEDILKGGLIKKKEFKNLEQHNNFDKGIVCTIVSNIIVSYENNIMVKEPLCECLNFLLSVLCNKYSDVLTNLKDLYTRTHHVKRLEVCNHIINTFL; this is translated from the exons ATGATCAAGTATACACTCAATTCAGTCatagaaaaaagagaaaacaaGAATAGAAAACAGTATGACAGTGTTATCGCAGAGACcctaaaatattataaaaattatagtgCATTAAATGGTAAGGATTATAACCATATAGCTCAAGATACTGCGGAAGGAGAAACTAAAGATaagttaaaagaaaaatttaaagaagaaaaaggcAGTAACATTAAATGTAAAGATATAAACGACAACGCagctttttcattttatgaggaaaatgaaaagagtgtattttttaaattcgaTCCTTCTATTCctaaagaattattaaaagataaaattatagCTAAGCTGAAACATTACATTAATGAATATGTGTATGAGGttaaagaagaaaagtataatgaaatattatctTGTCGtgataagaaaaatttattaaaaaaatatatacaagaattaaaaagaaacaattttatcattttagaaaacctcttcttcttctttatcATTAGCAGTGATTATAACGAGTATGCATTAggtaaaatatttcatagtTTGCTACTAGTTTTTAAcaagaaagaagaaaaagatgtTTTGCTTGTTATGTACATgttcttaatattattaaatgaaaacaatattaataagtGCTTTACTCACATAATCGATTGtctaattaatattttaaatgctGATGAATGCACTCTACCTATTGatgaaaaagatgaaaacGCCCGACTATTTGATCATAAGCCTATGATTCTTAAAACTCATTCATTAAATGAGTACGCAAGgtattttttgttcctttatttttattttctcacTCTTATTATTTCGGATCAGCAG TTTACAAACCATGCTGATAAAGTAGTTCGAGTGTGTCTTATTGGATTGTTTGATAGCTGCTGTTCCATAAATTATCTGATGATGAATTTAATTGAAGTAATAATAAGGAGAGTTGAAGAGCATTACATAAACTACCATTATATTATTAGCACATGCCTACTAAAATGCTTATGTAacaaatatagtaaaataaagatCAAGTGCTTAGACACCCTGGCAAAGCTGATTGTGAATACTAACATTAAcagcaatagtaatagtaattcTACAAATTATAGAATTATTGAAATGCTAATTGGCTACAAGGACCCGAATATAGTCCctataaaaagtttttacgacaacaattatgtaaatataaattatttatgcattttgtttaatgataaaaatgtgaaagtaaaatttcatttttattcttttctttttattttattatatgaatttaatGAATCGAACGATTTTATCACCTTTTTATTACCATACCTATTTTCTGCTTGTtttgataattataaaatatttagagTAGTAgcctttttatatattcaattattatcaaggaaaaaaaattatgattttcataaaaatatgaaagatCAAATTACTTATGAGTTTAACCCTGAATGGTCGTATAAAACATCATTTACTTTACCACTACCACTAACTGAATATTATTTCGTTCGTTCCTGTTCTTATCacaattcatttttaataaagcaaaatatgtacaagtttaatatatacatacctTACGATAACAATGGGAGCATCTTCACAGGAGAGAAACACACAAATGGGggtgaaaaaaggaaaattattaacgAGCAGCAGACATATAACACgcaaaatggaaatatagAAAGTAATATTGCACCTTATTCAAATTTTAGTTCTAATAAGATAAGTaaagaatattatgaaaaaaatgaaaaagaatgcaacaataaatattaccAAGGTTTacttcataattttattagtagtaatgtttatatttcaaaaatattaaaagataacaaaataaaaacaattgaTATAACATCAAACGAAATGAATAAAGAGTGCAAGCAGCTGTCTTTTACGCTTTTAAATGTttactttaaatatatgtataaaaaaaaagatgaaccATGGAGTAAATTAGAATCATTAGAAATaagcaaaattattttactaatcttttattttatagaagATAACGTAACTGAACATATTCcttcatttatttcttaCCTACTTCAttcttttgaaaataaattagatgAAGAGCAGTGGTGCATCCATATGAATTCTTTGTACCTAATAGGATCTTATGTCGACccttcatattattttttttttttggaaaattatttgaaaaatgtaatagATGAAAAGCAAAAACACATTACCCTAACTTGTTTATATATCATGAATACTGTATGTACAGGAACTATAGAAACGTATAAGGATATTAAGCAGAGGGGACTAACTCAATCTAGCATAAAGGACAGCTTCATCAGTGTagtgaagaaaataataaatttattcttttccaTACTAAATGAAGAGGAGTATTTGGAAAAGTATATCCTCGTTTTGCAA ATAATTCACACTATATTTAGCAGTGAGTGTGTGTATTTAAAGCTcgatgataaatatataaccaaactgataatattactatacattatttttaacaaaataaagaatgtTAGAGATAACCTAGCTAAAACGGAGGacaaaatatgcataaacaAAAACTGCTACATTTTGGCGAAGGCTTTTGatcttcatttttacatagaaag AATAAAAGGACTAAAAAGCTTCGAGGGCTTAGACTTAAGCAAAGAAtctataaacataaaaataagttcAGAAATGATATATGAAGTTTTTAAACTATCAGATGATAACATGGAtcaacataaaataattttagagTTACTATCGGATGACATGTTGTATAATACAAACTGTATATACTTCTTAATAcagtatataattaaaagacaaacctttttttatgataaacgtttttgtttatttttatgtaatgtaattataaaaattctaAATCTAAATCAAAATGAAGATAATTTAATGAAGATACTAATTTACAACCAAGATTTAGAGCTAAATGATATACATCAAGAGACTATAGGTAAAAACAGAAATAAAGTAAGACATGCATTTCTGGAGCATGTGTCgactatttttatattatttatatttaaaaatataaacatttatgaAGACTTTAATAATACAATTGAAACTTGTAAAATGATACTTTACATTTTAATGGAGTTAAAAAAAGCccattcctttttatttttcataaaacatACTAG TCTCCTGAACAAACTGTACGACATAATAGAATGTAGAGAAATAAAGagcatttatttttgcaaGTATATATCTAGAGATATTTATTTAGATTACGAAAAATACATTAACAATGATGGGGATTTCAGATATTTGGacaatataaacataaaaaaaaaaatagaaattagAAATAGGGTAAATTACGAGGTAAAtgttttattctattttataagtacttgtatttatttaatttattataaatcgTTGTGGTGCTTTTCTATATTGGTAAAAGAACAGAATGAAATGcaagaaaagaaagagatACATTGCCTTTTTAATTACCTCTTTGGAAACTCACGAAAAAGACTTCTTAAcgttttcaaaataaatgaaaagtgCAATTATTCCTGttcaaataaatacaaaataacaGCTACAGAAATGttaaaggataaaaattttttagaattattttctcttaggaacaaaataataaatgcaaATGATTATAATCAgcttattttaaatattcacgGGTATTTTAAGCATTCTTTTacccttttaaaaaatgggaacctatttttattaaacccTATTATTCTTAATTATTTCTATGAAATTAACAAAGAGAATTATTTGGAAACATCAATTTATGACACACGTTcaaattgtaataattttaaagaaaataaaaatatagatgaaCAAGCTACAAATAAagtagatgaaaaaaaagatatcgtaaaaaatatggagGAATTTCTTAATTCAGATGAGATGAATGATATTATTTGTGTTAAGTATGatcatacaaatatacacgAATATCTCAAAAAGCATGACTTAGTTTTATACATACTACAACACGACATATATCATATTCCTTTTCGAATATTAGAAACAAAGTCCctaatcattttattatattcgtCCTTACTATTTTTTGCTGATAAATTTTGTACAATTAATGTCGACAAAATTAGTAATTCTTCCTTTTTGACAACTACTAGTGTTGGCTTATCAcacctattttttttaagccaacaaaatattaattcaGATCAGATGATAGCActatttaatttctttattttg TTATACTTAGAAAATgaagatattttaaaagggGGCTTAATAAAGAAGAAGGAATTTAAAAACTTAGAACAACACAACAATTTCGATAAGGGAATAGTCTGTACCATTGTGAGTAACATTATCGTTAGTTATG aaaataacaTTATGGTTAAAGAACCCCTTTGTGAATGCTTAAATTTTTTGCTAAGTGTTTTgtgtaataaatattcag acGTCCTGACAAATTTGAAAGATCTATACACCAGAACTCACCATGTTAAAAGATTGGAAGTCTGCAATCATATTAtcaatacttttttataa